The window CTTGATTCTCCAAAGAGGAACATTGGGAGAAGTTTATAATATCGGCGGGCATAATGAAATGAAGAATATCGACATCGTTCACCTGATTTGTGAGTATTTGCAGAAGCCCCTTTCATTGATCGAGCATGTAACAGACAGGAAGGGACATGACCAACGGTATGCGATCGATCCGACGAAGATCCATCATGAATTAGGCTGGTTCCCTGAGACCAAGTTCAAGGACGGCATCGGGAAAACGATTCAATGGTATCTGGACAATCAGAACTGGTGGAAGGAAATAGTATCAGGAGAATATCAGGGATATTATCAAAAAATGGATGAAAATAAAAAGTAATTAAGATCATTAAAAGCCATTGCAAATGGGGAAGATTCTTGAGCGGAGGGAAGCATGAAGGTATTTGTGACGGGTGTGACCGGGCAACTTGGACATGATGTGATGAACGAATTGGCTAAACGGGGGTATGAAGGAATCGGAAGTGCCGTAGAACCTGTTTATACAGGCATTCAGGACGGTACGGCGGTTACCAGGATGCCGTATATTTCCTTGGATATCACGAATCAGTCGGACGTAAGGGCTGTGTTGGAGAATGTCCGCCCTGATGTGATTATCCATTGTGCGGCATGGACGGCCGTCGATGCGGCGGAGGATGAAGATAAAAAAGCGCTGGTGAAGGCGATTAACGTGGATGGCACCAGATATATCGCGGAAGAAGCAAAGAAGTTAAATGCCAAGATGGTTTATATCAGTACGGATTATGTGTTCAACGGTCAGGGAACGAAGCCTTGGGAACCGGATTGCAAAGAGTACGCACCGCTTAATGTATATGGGGAAACAAAGCTTGGTGGAGAGCTGGCGGTTTCAGAACTGCTGGAGAGATATTTCATTATCCGTATCGCGTGGGTGTTTGGCACGAACGGAAAAAATTTCATCAAGACGATGCTGAATGTGGGGAAGACGCACGAGGAGGTTCGTGTTGTTGATGATCAGGTCGGGACGCCTACATATACGTTAGATCTTGCCCGTCTCTTGGTGGATATGGTGGAAACAGAAAAATATGGTTATTACCATGCGACGAATGAGGGTGGCTTTATTTCCTGGTATGATTTTACCGTGGAAATATTTAAGCAGGCCGGATATACGACAAGGGTTGTGCCGGTTACGACAAAGGAATATGGAGTTTCCAAAGCAGCACGGCCGTTTAACAGCCGGTTGGATAAACAGAAGCTTGTGGATTATGGCTTTACACCGTTGCCGGACTGGAAAGATGCATTGAAACGATACTTGCAAGTAGTTGCGGATCGTCGGGAAGGCAGGGAGAAGTGACATATGGGGCAGATAAGAGTAGAAAAAAATGTAGGCGGTATCGAAGGGCTGTGTGTAATCACACCGGCGATCCATGGGGATGATCGCGGGTATTTCATGGAAACTTATAATCAGAGGGATATGGAAGAAGCCGGTTTCCATATCCGTTTTGTTCAGGATAACCAGTCTATGAGTAAAAAAGGCGTCCTGCGCGGACTTCATTTCCAGAAACATTTTCCTCAGTGCAAGCTGGTGCGTGCTATCCGTGGCAGCGTTTTTGATGTTGCCGTAGATTTACGTTCCGAGTCTGTCACCTATGGAAAGTGGCATGGCATCGAATTGACTGCGGAAAATAGAAAGCAGTTCCTCATTCCTGAAGGGTTCGCCCATGGATTCTTGGTACTTAGTGCGGAAGCGGAGTTCTGCTATAAGGTGAATGATTTCTGGCATGCAAATGATGAGGGCGGTCTGGCATGGAATGATCCTGAAATAGGTATCATATGGCCTCAGCTGCAGGGAGAATATGCGGGAAATGCCGCAAGTGGCGGATATGCCATGGAAGATGGCACGCCACTCAATTTGAGCGACAAAGATCAGAAATGGCTGGGACTTAAGGATACGTTTAAGTTCTAAGTGATGAGGTTCCGGCAATGCAAGCGCGGGAATAGTTTATAAGATAAAAGGGGCATATTATGAAAATTTTAGTGACCGGCGGGGCGGGGTTTATTGGATCCCATTTGACGCGGCTGCTGATGGAGCGTGGCGAGGATGTCATTGTGTTGGATAATCTGGCTACCGGGCTTCGGGAGAATCTGCCTGCTGGGGTGATTCTGCTGGAGGCGGATGTTTGCAGTGAAGGAGCACGCAAGCTGATGGCGGCCGGCGGCTTTGATGCCATTGTTCATCTGGCGGCGCAGACGATGGTGGACGCCTCTATCCGGGATCCGCTGTATGATGAACGGAATAATATCGGCGGCATGGTGAATGTGCTGGAAGCGGCCAGGACGGGCGGTGTGAAGCGTGTCGTATTTTCTTCCACGGCGGCCGTTTACGGGGATGTGCCTGAAAGTGCGCTTCCGATACGGGAAGACCGGACGGCGAGTCCGTTGTCTTTCTATGGGCTCAGCAAAGTGGTTTCCGAAAAGTATATGGAGCTGTACCATCAGCTGTACGGTCTGGATTATGTGGTGCTCCGTTTTGCCAATGTTTTTGGCGAGCGTCAGGGAGAAGGCGGAGAAGGCGGAGTTATCAGCATATTTACAAAGAAGATTGCCTACGGGGAAGGAATTTCTATTTTTGGTGATGGCAATCAGACGAGGGATTTCATTTATGCCGGCGATATTGCCAGTGGGATTTATGCAGCGCTCAAAACGGATCGGGTGAATGAGGTATATAATCTCAGCACGGAAACGGAAACCAGTCTGAAGGAGCTGGTGCAATTGCTGGGCGATGTGGCAGGGAAGCCGATTCAACCGGAATTTTCCGCACCTCGTGAAGGAGATATTTACCGCTCTGTCTTGTCCAACCGGAAGGCGATGGAAGCCTTGAGGTGGAAGCCGGAAATGCCGATGAAGGAAGCCTTACGGCGCACATATGGGCATTTTCTGAAATAATTCATATATAGATGGGAGAAAGAAGTATTTGCAGATGGTGGCAATCAGTCGGGAAGAGGTCAGAAATAAATTTAATACGTATCTGTCCCGGTTTGACCAGACAGATGAAGCCATCCGGTTGAAGCTCGTCCATTCTTTTAAAGTGGGCGGGCTTTGTGCATGCATCACGGAAAGTCTGGGCTTGCCCCGCAGTGACGTAGATCTGGCATGGTTGATCGGCCTGCTCCATGATATTGGGCGGTTCGAGCAGGTGAGAAGGTACCATACGTTTGTTGACGGTCATTCTATGGATCATGCCGGGTATGGCGCTTCTTATTTGTTTTCAGAGGGACATATTCGCGATTTTCTTTCTGATGACGCGGCGGATGATATCATCCGCGAAGCGGTCGGACAGCACAGCGCTTATCGCCTGGAGGTGGATTTGACGGAAAG of the Megasphaera vaginalis (ex Bordigoni et al. 2020) genome contains:
- the rfbC gene encoding dTDP-4-dehydrorhamnose 3,5-epimerase gives rise to the protein MGQIRVEKNVGGIEGLCVITPAIHGDDRGYFMETYNQRDMEEAGFHIRFVQDNQSMSKKGVLRGLHFQKHFPQCKLVRAIRGSVFDVAVDLRSESVTYGKWHGIELTAENRKQFLIPEGFAHGFLVLSAEAEFCYKVNDFWHANDEGGLAWNDPEIGIIWPQLQGEYAGNAASGGYAMEDGTPLNLSDKDQKWLGLKDTFKF
- a CDS encoding NAD-dependent epimerase/dehydratase family protein; the protein is MKILVTGGAGFIGSHLTRLLMERGEDVIVLDNLATGLRENLPAGVILLEADVCSEGARKLMAAGGFDAIVHLAAQTMVDASIRDPLYDERNNIGGMVNVLEAARTGGVKRVVFSSTAAVYGDVPESALPIREDRTASPLSFYGLSKVVSEKYMELYHQLYGLDYVVLRFANVFGERQGEGGEGGVISIFTKKIAYGEGISIFGDGNQTRDFIYAGDIASGIYAALKTDRVNEVYNLSTETETSLKELVQLLGDVAGKPIQPEFSAPREGDIYRSVLSNRKAMEALRWKPEMPMKEALRRTYGHFLK
- a CDS encoding HD domain-containing protein, with protein sequence MVAISREEVRNKFNTYLSRFDQTDEAIRLKLVHSFKVGGLCACITESLGLPRSDVDLAWLIGLLHDIGRFEQVRRYHTFVDGHSMDHAGYGASYLFSEGHIRDFLSDDAADDIIREAVGQHSAYRLEVDLTERQRLFCQIVRDADKIDIFRVYAVYAFGKKNMLHVNISDLETSAVSEPVMEAARRRKAVPAELAQTTIDFYVGMLCLYFELVYPISPEIVREQGNYRKLLAVHSRNEETEERLNELHRLIGEV
- the rfbD gene encoding dTDP-4-dehydrorhamnose reductase yields the protein MKVFVTGVTGQLGHDVMNELAKRGYEGIGSAVEPVYTGIQDGTAVTRMPYISLDITNQSDVRAVLENVRPDVIIHCAAWTAVDAAEDEDKKALVKAINVDGTRYIAEEAKKLNAKMVYISTDYVFNGQGTKPWEPDCKEYAPLNVYGETKLGGELAVSELLERYFIIRIAWVFGTNGKNFIKTMLNVGKTHEEVRVVDDQVGTPTYTLDLARLLVDMVETEKYGYYHATNEGGFISWYDFTVEIFKQAGYTTRVVPVTTKEYGVSKAARPFNSRLDKQKLVDYGFTPLPDWKDALKRYLQVVADRREGREK